DNA from Drosophila suzukii chromosome 2R, CBGP_Dsuzu_IsoJpt1.0, whole genome shotgun sequence:
TCCGGAATATAAGATGACGGAGCAGCAGAAATCTTACACCATTAGTAGTCCCTTTTGGGGCTCGTGCTGCACCCAAATGATGAGTGGCTATCTGTCGAGTCGCTTTGGAGCCAagatgctgctgctggccaTCATGCTCCTCACCGCCCTCCTCAgcattgccacgcccattgcCTTGGCCTGGGGCGGCTGGCAGCTGCTCTTCTGCGTCCGCTTTGTCCAGGGACTCTTCATGGGCGGCATGTGGCCCTGCCTATACACCCATCTGGCCAAGTGGTGCCCCAAGAAGGAGGCGAATCGACTGGGCGGCGTCATGACGACGGGCCTAGATTGCGGGACCATAATTGGATTTGCCTTGAGTGGTGTGCTGTCCGCCTCGCCACTTGGTTGGCCCAGCACCTTCTATGTGCCAGGTGAGCTTAATACTTGTCCTTAATAACTCAGGGAAATACACAAAGAAATCCAGGAATATTTTTGTGTTATTTGTAATCAGCAAAAATGATCAATTTTCTAACTCAAAGCGAACTAAAAATTCTGTAATACTTAtcataaatgttttaatgaaCCATGAATCATTATAATAGGTTTACAAAtcattataataaataacgTTTAATAGGCCATTGAAACTTGATTAGGTCCctataaaaacattattttaagTCAGAGGGACTTACTAAGTATGCATTTATCAAGTTTTATTTCCATCTCCAGGTTATTTGGGAATTATTTGGTGCCTCCTATTTTTACGTTACGGTGCCAACAGTCCATCCGAATCAAGTTTTATTTCACTGGCGGAGCGCAAACATATTCAACTGGCCCTGGAGCAGAGTCAGGTGATTCGGGGTAAGACTCCTCCAGTGCCCTGGCTCCAAATCCTTACCTCGCGTCCCTTTATCGTCTTGGCCTTTTGTAAGATGAGTCAGGCATGCAGCTTCTACACGCTTATGCAACAGATACCGCGCTACATCCATGGCGTTTTCCACTATAGTATTGCGGTCAATGCTCTGCTCTCCGCACTACCCTTCGTC
Protein-coding regions in this window:
- the LOC108009717 gene encoding putative inorganic phosphate cotransporter; the encoded protein is MTIKSFNLVVKSPKWGIRHLQVLFLFTCATLVVAQRFNMSVAIVAFTNANSSNPNYPEYKMTEQQKSYTISSPFWGSCCTQMMSGYLSSRFGAKMLLLAIMLLTALLSIATPIALAWGGWQLLFCVRFVQGLFMGGMWPCLYTHLAKWCPKKEANRLGGVMTTGLDCGTIIGFALSGVLSASPLGWPSTFYVPGYLGIIWCLLFLRYGANSPSESSFISLAERKHIQLALEQSQVIRGKTPPVPWLQILTSRPFIVLAFCKMSQACSFYTLMQQIPRYIHGVFHYSIAVNALLSALPFVVMLMSSYGFIFLAEYLTRYRDIPLPILRKTINSFATWTPAVALVSLSYVSDQNVVGSMCCLVAATAAISGQAIGSSLNHVDLSPNFAGLLFGISNTLMSAAGVISPIFIGLTVTNESDRTQWRFVFLGISAILFLGNLFYLIFGRMTVQPWNDLLPKETATEASPKRLTTATTADETLSVEKFNYL